From the genome of Ralstonia pickettii, one region includes:
- a CDS encoding PAAR domain-containing protein: MQNTQSGKVYVAAFNGAKKANGGEIIQGSCSIRDSGPTLLLVGDEAVYPDGSTAVITAGAGIALVGDDRPAAIIGSPLSNGGTLVSSPIMALTFDEPADAPIIGLLDPAYRPEPATDSVI; encoded by the coding sequence ATGCAAAACACACAATCCGGCAAGGTCTACGTCGCGGCGTTCAACGGCGCGAAGAAAGCCAACGGCGGCGAGATCATTCAGGGCTCCTGCAGCATCCGAGATAGCGGACCCACGCTCTTGCTTGTAGGCGATGAAGCTGTCTACCCAGACGGCAGCACGGCCGTCATTACTGCGGGTGCAGGCATTGCACTAGTGGGCGATGACCGGCCTGCTGCCATCATTGGCAGCCCACTAAGCAACGGCGGCACCCTTGTTTCATCGCCAATCATGGCCCTAACTTTCGATGAACCGGCGGACGCGCCCATCATCGGCCTGCTTGACCCGGCATACCGTCCGGAGCCGGCGACCGACAGCGTGATCTGA